The Silurus meridionalis isolate SWU-2019-XX chromosome 18, ASM1480568v1, whole genome shotgun sequence genome includes the window taaatattacatttgaaatgaaGATTGGTGTCATTgacagtttttccttttttccccactctttcTCTTATATGGCAAGGGTGACCCATTGGACCTACTGTAGTTTTGGGCATTTTTGCTCTAAACTCTACATCTTTAAATCTGAAAAGAGATTTCCATTAGCAACCAACTCTACACTGTGCCCTGTGATCGACAAGCTTTATTcctaaatgaataaaagtttgTTAAGCCTTATTCTAGATTTTATTTGACAGTACAAGATTAGCAGAtaatttttacttcatttaagAATCAATTTCTAAAAAGAAACTTGATTATCTGTGATAATAATATAAGCcggaaatgtaaaatgtaactaTATCTACAAACAGAGacttatatttaatatttgttatataaCAAGCTCATCGTGAGAAATATAAGACAATGTTTCCTTTTATTCAAGCTATCCTCTTTTCACGTCATGATTTTTTGCAGGATCTCTTGCGGTTGGATCGAGTATCTGATATTCAAGAATTGTTTCAAGAGTCTAAAAAAGCACATGACCTGTAACATCTACTGCCACAAAAATCGATCTCTTCTTAGATATATtgtttgcatttatatattcagtTTATATTGAAGAAACAGTTACCGCATTGGATAGATATTAATACTAATTCCAAGCTTCTGAGACAGATAGTTTTCTAGGGCtgcactttatggacaaaagtttgtggacacctgatcataagattcgtatgtgctttttgagcattccaTCCAACAATTAGTCcatttttgctgtttatttatgtattttgttaATATCCCCCCCTCTCATCtagaaagatgttccagtagattttgtggagatttgtgcctcattcagctacatgggtgttagtaaagtcaggtactgatgaaggtgaggtgaggaggactgtagtcagtgttccagttcatcttaaaggtgttaAATAGGGCTTAGGCCGGAGCTCTGttgcaggagattttccactccaaaccatgaaaaccatatgttcatggagctttgtgcacaggggcattgtcatgttggaacaggttttcgTCTCCAAGGTTAattgaagaaaaatgtaatactacCGCGTCTTATacgtgtgcctccaactttgtggtaacagtttggggaagaaccacatatggcttggaaagtcaggtgtcccaatacttttgtccatatagtgtatgtaaatgttgaaACAgatattacataattatatgGCAGTATGGCTTAGAACTCAGAACACACACAAGGAGCAACAATGAAACAACAATGTTGGCTTCACTCACTAATGTGATCTATCGCTCCTGCACAGAACTTTCCATAGAACTTCTTGGCTCCGAGGCCACGTAGATCCTGGATGGTAAAAGGCCACAGGTGGAGGACGTTATTCCGGGAGAAAGTGTCTCTCTTTTCCACCAGCACCACTCTCGCCCCTAGAAAACTCAGCTCGATAGCCGTGCGTAGACCACAGGGTCCTGCCCCTATTATCAAACACTGACAAtcattgaaacacacacacacacacacacacacacacacacacacacacacacacacacacagtgttagcattttgtgtttttctgtgtgtgtgtgtgtgtgtgtgtgtgtgtgtgtgtgtgtgtgtgtttgtgtgtttttttactgtAGTGTTATAACAAGCTTGTCCAGTCTGGTACTCTTTCTGACTGGCTCGTTTGTCCAACTTGGCCCACAGAGCTTTGGCCCTCCAGTAGTGCAGTCTGGACCTCAGGGTCTTGTAGAATTGTGGATTTTCTCCTGGTTGCAGGTGGAGCTCAGTGCAGAGCTCCTGAAACGCCCGCAGGGTCTCCCTGCATGTCGACGCCTGCACAAAACTGTCAAAGAGGGCATCAGGGTGGCACCCCTCCCCCAAAACCTGTCCATCACCCATCTCATCCCAACGTGGTCCCAACACACCTgagggaaggagagaaaaagacaagacaaaaaagtGGGGGTTGTTATCGAGGAGGAAATAGGCAGG containing:
- the mical3b gene encoding protein-methionine sulfoxide oxidase mical3b isoform X12 translates to MGDGQVLGEGCHPDALFDSFVQASTCRETLRAFQELCTELHLQPGENPQFYKTLRSRLHYWRAKALWAKLDKRASQKEYQTGQACYNTTCLIIGAGPCGLRTAIELSFLGARVVLVEKRDTFSRNNVLHLWPFTIQDLRGLGAKKFYGKFCAGAIDHISIRQLQLILLKVALLLGVEVHVNVEFKSLREPPENQEHQSVGWSAEVHPPAHEVNKLQFDVVVGADGRRNTLPGFRRKEFRGKLAIAITANFINRNTTAEAKVEEISGVAFIFNQRFFQELRNDTEAKNP
- the mical3b gene encoding protein-methionine sulfoxide oxidase mical3b isoform X13; translated protein: MGDGQVLGEGCHPDALFDSFVQASTCRETLRAFQELCTELHLQPGENPQFYKTLRSRLHYWRAKALWAKLDKRASQKEYQTGQACYNTTCLIIGAGPCGLRTAIELSFLGARVVLVEKRDTFSRNNVLHLWPFTIQDLRGLGAKKFYGKFCAGAIDHISIRQLQLILLKVALLLGVEVHVNVEFKSLREPPENQEHQSVGWSAEVHPPAHEVNKLQFDVVVGADGRRNTLPGFRRKEFRGKLAIAITANFINRNTTAEAKVEEISGVAFIFNQRFFQELRNDTAKNP